Proteins found in one Acidobacteriota bacterium genomic segment:
- a CDS encoding GTP cyclohydrolase I: MSEELEQIENETHPIVSQVVSHHLRAALKSLHLTAVADEHLARTPENVAEFWMEFLAPYLSHAAPPVVATFPAQEMAGQCVLIKDLAYHSMCAHHLTPFFGEAHIAYVPHELGIGIGSPAKLLEFYARRPQLQERLAVQLADGLVAACRPRGVMVYLTARQMCMEMRGAKTKGVVECFVARGCFEEDFWRQMFFTRLR, translated from the coding sequence ATGTCTGAAGAACTTGAGCAAATAGAAAATGAAACCCACCCAATCGTCTCACAAGTGGTTAGTCATCACCTGCGTGCCGCTCTGAAGTCGCTCCATCTCACTGCCGTGGCGGATGAACATCTGGCCCGAACCCCCGAGAACGTGGCGGAATTCTGGATGGAGTTTTTGGCTCCGTATCTTTCGCACGCCGCACCGCCAGTTGTGGCGACGTTTCCAGCCCAGGAAATGGCTGGACAATGCGTCCTGATCAAGGATTTAGCCTATCACTCGATGTGCGCCCATCACCTGACCCCATTTTTTGGCGAAGCCCATATTGCCTATGTCCCTCATGAACTGGGGATTGGGATTGGGTCACCAGCCAAGTTGCTTGAGTTCTATGCTCGTCGGCCTCAACTACAAGAGCGCCTCGCTGTTCAACTGGCTGATGGATTGGTCGCTGCCTGCCGCCCCCGTGGTGTGATGGTGTACCTGACAGCGCGTCAGATGTGTATGGAAATGCGCGGTGCCAAAACTAAAGGCGTGGTTGAGTGTTTTGTGGCCCGAGGATGCTTTGAAGAAGATTTCTGGCGGCAGATGTTTTTTACCCGACTCCGATGA
- a CDS encoding CarD family transcriptional regulator, with product MGFKVGDKVIYPNHGIGVVEAINQRVFDGSQLEFYQLRLHENNVVVNVAVDKADEIGIRGLIKTNEGEKLLKLLSANFTTPPSDWKDRFKEFSEKMRTGDIFSVAEILKHLTYLSQSKPLSFREKRMLERARFLVVTELAMVSNKAEDKVSEVVETALKKACLKHEEEAAARVATAAV from the coding sequence GTGGGATTCAAAGTCGGAGACAAAGTGATTTATCCCAACCATGGAATCGGTGTTGTTGAGGCCATTAACCAGCGGGTCTTTGATGGCTCCCAACTTGAGTTTTATCAACTGCGCTTGCACGAAAATAATGTGGTCGTGAACGTGGCGGTAGACAAAGCAGATGAAATCGGGATTCGGGGGTTGATCAAAACCAATGAAGGTGAAAAGTTGCTGAAATTACTGTCAGCCAATTTCACCACGCCACCGTCTGATTGGAAGGATCGGTTTAAGGAATTCTCAGAAAAAATGCGAACGGGCGACATTTTTAGTGTGGCCGAAATCCTCAAGCATCTCACATATCTGAGCCAATCAAAGCCATTGTCTTTCCGCGAAAAGCGCATGCTCGAGCGGGCCCGGTTTCTCGTGGTGACCGAACTGGCGATGGTTTCCAATAAAGCCGAGGACAAAGTCTCTGAAGTCGTCGAAACGGCACTCAAGAAGGCCTGCCTCAAGCATGAAGAAGAAGCGGCTGCCCGCGTGGCAACCGCCGCAGTTTAG
- the asnS gene encoding asparagine--tRNA ligase, which yields MKQTYIADIAQHLGQEVTIRGWLYNSRSSGKLQFLEVRDGTGLIQTIVFKKAVSETVWETAEKLTQESSIIVTGVPREHPKRPGVYELDVQNIELVQLTENYPITPKEHGVEFLMDHRHLWLRSRRQHAILRVRHEIVKAVRDFFDSNGFILADTPILTPAACEGTTTLFEVDYFDDNKAYLTQSGQLYNEATAAAFGKTYCFGPTFRAEKSKTRRHLTEFWMVEPEVAYADLNDIMDLAEEFLCFVVGRVLTNRRPELEILERDISKLEHIKRPFPRLHYDDAVKMLHQGFDEGKLPTRFEWGGDFGAPDETYISGHFDCPVFVHRYPAKIKAFYMEEDPERPDLSLSVDVLAPEGYGEIIGGGQRMQSLERLCERIAEHELPQEAFDWYLDLRKYGSVPHAGFGMGIERCVTWLCGIEHVRETIPFPRMLYRLKP from the coding sequence ATGAAACAAACTTATATTGCTGACATCGCTCAACATCTGGGGCAAGAAGTCACCATCCGCGGTTGGCTTTACAACTCACGCTCCAGCGGAAAGCTGCAGTTTTTAGAAGTCCGTGATGGAACGGGTCTCATCCAGACGATTGTGTTCAAAAAAGCCGTTTCTGAAACGGTGTGGGAAACGGCTGAAAAGCTCACCCAGGAATCTTCAATTATTGTGACTGGGGTGCCGCGCGAACATCCCAAACGACCCGGCGTGTATGAACTGGACGTGCAAAACATTGAACTGGTCCAGCTTACCGAAAATTATCCGATTACGCCAAAAGAACATGGGGTTGAGTTTTTGATGGACCATCGCCATTTGTGGCTTCGGTCACGCCGTCAACATGCCATTTTGCGGGTGCGCCATGAAATTGTGAAAGCCGTGCGCGATTTTTTTGATTCAAACGGATTTATTCTGGCCGACACCCCAATCCTGACTCCAGCCGCTTGCGAAGGCACCACGACTCTTTTTGAAGTTGACTATTTTGATGATAACAAAGCCTATCTGACCCAATCAGGCCAGCTTTACAATGAAGCCACCGCCGCGGCATTTGGCAAAACTTATTGCTTTGGCCCGACCTTCCGGGCTGAAAAGTCCAAGACTCGTCGTCACCTGACCGAATTTTGGATGGTCGAGCCGGAAGTTGCGTATGCCGACCTGAATGACATCATGGATCTGGCTGAAGAATTTCTGTGCTTTGTGGTGGGACGGGTGCTGACCAACCGCCGACCTGAACTGGAAATATTGGAACGAGATATCTCAAAACTGGAACATATCAAACGGCCATTTCCCCGACTTCACTATGATGATGCTGTCAAAATGCTGCATCAAGGGTTTGACGAAGGTAAACTTCCGACCCGGTTTGAATGGGGTGGAGATTTTGGGGCACCGGATGAAACCTATATCTCTGGACACTTTGATTGCCCGGTTTTTGTCCACCGGTATCCAGCCAAGATCAAAGCCTTTTATATGGAAGAAGATCCAGAACGGCCAGACCTGTCTTTATCCGTTGATGTGTTGGCGCCAGAAGGCTATGGTGAAATTATCGGCGGCGGCCAGCGCATGCAGTCACTGGAACGTCTGTGCGAGCGCATTGCCGAGCACGAACTCCCCCAGGAGGCATTTGATTGGTACCTGGATTTGCGCAAATATGGGTCTGTTCCCCACGCTGGCTTTGGAATGGGGATTGAGCGATGTGTGACCTGGCTCTGCGGTATTGAACATGTCCGCGAGACAATTCCTTTTCCACGGATGCTCTACCGGCTCAAACCATAA
- a CDS encoding HlyC/CorC family transporter: protein MSIGGLVLANAFFVAAEFSLVAVRRSRIETLAESGNRQARTTLEVLNNLDAVISSTQLGITLASLGLGWLGESTLAHMFEPLFQMALTSLMVASLSAHAFAAALSFIIITFLHIVLGELAPKSIALERTERVALVISAPLQFFYRVFRPFIWLLNACGMIVLKLFGMHGAGGHQSVYTEEEIRQLVSLSHQSGHLNADERELIHNIFHFTSSVVREIMVPRQAVASIEIGATRDQVLKSLEESGYSRLPVYEKQPDNIIGVIHSKDLLPILLTGKRLELASVMRKPVFIPDTAHLSEAMRQMRISKTQLAIVVDEHGSVAGIITLEDLLEEIVGDIQDEHDVEGEEAVFWPQPDGTVLIDGGISIREANRKLDLHLPESDDYTTLAGFLMTEAGKLLGKEDIVTFQGATFVVEEIEGRRISRVRLHPSPTQPENSLAPAGN, encoded by the coding sequence ATGAGCATTGGCGGGCTTGTGCTCGCCAATGCTTTCTTTGTTGCGGCTGAATTTTCACTGGTCGCCGTCCGCCGGTCACGAATTGAAACCCTGGCTGAAAGCGGCAACCGTCAGGCACGTACGACCCTTGAGGTCCTCAACAACCTCGATGCGGTGATTTCCTCCACCCAACTCGGAATTACACTCGCCAGCCTTGGGCTTGGCTGGCTGGGCGAAAGCACCCTCGCCCACATGTTTGAACCGCTCTTTCAAATGGCGCTGACATCGCTGATGGTCGCCTCACTCTCCGCCCATGCCTTTGCCGCCGCCCTCTCGTTTATCATTATTACGTTCCTGCATATTGTGCTCGGGGAACTCGCCCCGAAATCAATTGCGCTTGAGCGCACCGAACGTGTCGCCCTGGTTATTTCAGCCCCACTTCAGTTCTTCTATCGTGTCTTTCGACCCTTTATCTGGCTGCTCAATGCCTGTGGGATGATTGTCCTGAAACTCTTTGGCATGCACGGGGCAGGTGGCCACCAATCGGTGTACACCGAAGAAGAAATCCGCCAACTGGTCTCCCTGAGCCATCAAAGCGGCCACCTGAATGCCGACGAACGCGAACTCATCCATAATATTTTTCATTTCACCAGTTCGGTTGTCCGCGAAATCATGGTGCCACGTCAGGCCGTTGCGAGCATCGAAATTGGCGCCACGCGGGATCAGGTGCTCAAGTCCCTTGAGGAGTCAGGGTACTCACGCCTTCCAGTTTATGAAAAACAACCCGATAACATCATCGGTGTGATTCATAGCAAAGACCTGCTTCCGATTTTACTGACTGGCAAGCGGCTGGAGCTGGCCTCAGTGATGCGCAAACCAGTCTTTATTCCAGATACTGCCCATCTGAGCGAGGCCATGCGCCAGATGCGAATTTCCAAAACTCAGCTTGCGATTGTGGTTGATGAACACGGAAGTGTCGCTGGAATTATCACCCTTGAAGATTTGCTCGAAGAAATCGTCGGCGATATCCAGGATGAACACGATGTGGAAGGTGAGGAAGCTGTCTTCTGGCCGCAACCTGACGGGACGGTTTTGATTGACGGAGGCATCTCGATTCGTGAAGCCAACCGCAAGCTTGACCTGCACTTACCCGAATCTGATGATTACACCACGCTGGCCGGCTTCCTGATGACTGAAGCGGGAAAGCTGCTTGGCAAGGAAGATATTGTTACGTTTCAAGGTGCCACTTTTGTCGTGGAGGAAATCGAAGGTCGTCGAATTTCGCGGGTTCGGCTCCACCCGTCACCAACCCAGCCTGAGAACTCGCTCGCTCCGGCTGGAAATTAA
- a CDS encoding response regulator transcription factor — MSQHILLIEDEPGLVLTLTDRLESEGYTLETAQDGETGLQLAKAKPFDAIILDIMLPRKNGFDVCRDLRQHGDRTPILMLTARGQVVDKVVGLKLGADDYLTKPFEMMELLARVEALLRRVQPNANQSSVAETFKFDAIQVDFKRAEVRRNKLPVELSAREFKLLQYLIENRGRTISRDELLDEVWGYNAMPSTRTVDVHVAWLRQKLEPNPRHPRFILTVHGLGYKFAG; from the coding sequence ATGAGCCAACACATTTTGCTTATCGAAGATGAGCCGGGTCTGGTCCTGACATTGACTGATCGTCTGGAAAGTGAAGGATACACCCTTGAAACGGCGCAGGATGGGGAAACAGGTCTCCAACTGGCAAAAGCCAAACCATTTGACGCCATTATCCTTGATATCATGCTTCCGCGTAAAAATGGATTTGACGTTTGCCGCGATTTGCGACAACACGGGGATCGAACGCCGATTTTGATGCTGACAGCTCGGGGACAGGTCGTGGACAAGGTCGTCGGACTCAAACTCGGCGCCGATGATTATCTCACCAAACCATTTGAAATGATGGAATTACTTGCCAGGGTCGAGGCATTGCTTCGCCGGGTTCAACCAAATGCCAATCAATCAAGCGTGGCCGAAACCTTCAAATTTGATGCCATTCAGGTTGATTTCAAGCGAGCTGAAGTCCGGCGAAACAAACTTCCGGTTGAGTTGTCCGCTCGTGAATTCAAGTTACTGCAGTACTTGATTGAGAACCGGGGCCGAACCATCTCGCGGGATGAACTCTTAGACGAAGTCTGGGGCTATAATGCCATGCCTTCCACCCGAACGGTTGACGTCCATGTGGCCTGGCTTCGGCAAAAACTTGAACCCAACCCGCGTCACCCACGCTTTATTCTGACCGTTCATGGGCTGGGCTATAAATTTGCTGGATGA
- a CDS encoding transglutaminase domain-containing protein, whose protein sequence is MMQWTFRNSPIRLIWSAAVRWLLWSGLCCLLVVSVALMPGLPWATHCQYVLKKGVTRTRLQLARWSGLNPQLVTLYGKIDRPNAVVEVLDSPSGWASLTNESGEFQLPEEWCYPGATIDLLVTDPNRPPQVCSVAVPDNRTGRGFHLGPISLQTASIINEPDILGRNSISQLKYDVENDGYYRRLFEKLTEGKASSAEKIDALNIFVAAKLNFDESTAEFSSPRQMLERGSKFCGPLAIAMATLAQAGGYPARVLHLRNAGATSNFHAVVEVYYDQAWHVYDATYGIKFLNDTGSVASYEQLRHQSHLITPEIVKALIPKARRSAFAWTPDPSNSLYVFLVEPREFEGIEIWMPDIYASGMHHLFYFDQSGGKAGGN, encoded by the coding sequence ATGATGCAGTGGACTTTTCGAAATTCCCCGATCCGATTGATCTGGTCAGCAGCGGTCAGATGGCTGCTCTGGAGTGGTCTGTGTTGCCTGCTGGTGGTGAGTGTGGCGTTAATGCCGGGATTACCCTGGGCAACTCACTGCCAGTACGTTCTGAAAAAAGGTGTCACCCGAACTCGCTTGCAACTTGCCAGGTGGAGTGGGCTAAATCCTCAATTAGTAACACTTTATGGGAAAATTGATCGGCCCAATGCTGTCGTCGAAGTGCTGGATTCACCTTCTGGATGGGCCAGTCTGACGAATGAGAGCGGTGAATTTCAGTTACCTGAAGAATGGTGTTACCCGGGGGCCACAATTGATTTACTGGTGACGGACCCAAATCGCCCGCCGCAGGTGTGTTCCGTTGCGGTACCTGACAACCGGACTGGACGTGGATTTCACCTGGGACCGATTTCCCTGCAAACGGCCAGCATCATCAATGAACCTGACATTTTAGGTCGCAATTCCATCAGTCAGCTCAAATATGATGTGGAGAATGATGGGTATTACCGGCGGTTGTTTGAAAAATTGACCGAAGGAAAAGCTTCGTCAGCCGAAAAGATTGATGCTCTCAATATCTTTGTGGCCGCGAAATTGAATTTTGATGAGTCCACGGCGGAATTTTCTTCGCCCCGGCAGATGCTCGAGCGCGGATCAAAGTTTTGTGGCCCCCTGGCAATTGCGATGGCAACGCTGGCCCAGGCCGGCGGCTATCCGGCGCGGGTGTTGCACCTGCGTAACGCCGGGGCAACTTCAAATTTCCATGCGGTGGTTGAAGTGTATTATGACCAGGCGTGGCATGTGTATGATGCCACCTATGGGATCAAGTTCTTAAATGACACGGGTTCAGTTGCGAGCTATGAACAACTTCGTCACCAGTCCCATTTAATTACCCCGGAAATTGTCAAAGCCCTGATTCCCAAAGCCCGCCGAAGTGCTTTTGCCTGGACCCCAGATCCCTCCAACTCACTGTATGTCTTTCTGGTGGAACCTCGTGAATTTGAAGGGATTGAGATCTGGATGCCAGATATTTATGCTTCCGGGATGCACCATCTGTTCTACTTTGACCAGTCTGGAGGGAAGGCAGGGGGGAACTGA
- a CDS encoding ABC transporter permease — MNFIGKVGLAIVIVLVLVAVLSPFFIPEDRAVSQNLEQSFAPPSVDHPMGLDENGRDVMARVVYGARISLKVGMIVVVISSVVGTIIGMIAGYYGGWVDQIISGFVFNIFLAFPGILLAIAMVAFLGASLNNLILALCVIGWVGYARLIRGQVLKVREYDFVTAARALGASDARIIFKHILPNSIQPLIVQASLGMAGAILSEASLSFLGLGVPPPTPSWGAMLNDARLHFASGIHLTIFPGMMVTLSVLGFNFIGDGLREWLDPKQKERG; from the coding sequence ATGAATTTCATCGGAAAAGTTGGACTCGCAATTGTGATTGTCCTGGTACTGGTGGCGGTCTTGTCTCCGTTCTTCATTCCAGAGGATCGTGCCGTCAGTCAAAACCTGGAGCAGAGTTTTGCCCCCCCATCAGTTGACCACCCAATGGGACTCGATGAAAACGGGCGCGATGTGATGGCCCGGGTTGTGTATGGGGCTCGGATTTCACTCAAAGTCGGCATGATTGTGGTGGTGATTTCATCGGTGGTGGGTACGATTATCGGAATGATTGCCGGCTACTATGGTGGATGGGTTGATCAAATTATCTCTGGATTTGTCTTTAATATCTTTCTGGCCTTTCCGGGAATCCTGCTCGCAATTGCCATGGTGGCTTTTCTGGGTGCCAGCCTCAATAACCTGATTCTGGCCCTGTGTGTGATTGGCTGGGTTGGGTATGCCCGGTTAATCCGGGGACAGGTCCTCAAAGTCCGCGAATACGACTTTGTCACGGCGGCTCGCGCGCTGGGGGCCAGTGATGCCCGCATTATTTTTAAGCATATTTTGCCCAATTCGATCCAGCCACTCATTGTGCAGGCAAGTCTTGGAATGGCCGGGGCCATTTTGTCGGAAGCCAGTTTGAGTTTTTTGGGATTGGGTGTCCCTCCTCCCACTCCAAGTTGGGGGGCGATGCTCAATGATGCCCGACTGCACTTTGCTTCAGGGATTCATCTGACAATTTTTCCGGGAATGATGGTGACGCTATCCGTGCTCGGGTTTAACTTTATCGGCGACGGCTTGCGTGAATGGCTCGATCCGAAGCAGAAGGAACGAGGCTGA
- a CDS encoding B12-binding domain-containing radical SAM protein: MGSPLIVLTASASEASEFKHSIWQQMLSATIPQKFSKTFINPDSLMNESWPDGRAKYVPNGLRVVETLLLRNYSEDDVVTCYVEHLEKFVGPETRVLAIHAHNPLGISYATDVYSKLGGPNLMPLNAAEFLKIVTHPVIQKYKPKIVIGGPGAWQIETANRLDEFHVDYLITGEVERVFGDLFQRIIAGDPTLPRIINVPKNMQPTVDEIPVVRHRSTFGVVEITRGCGRGCQFCGPATKVGRSFPMDHIMASVHANVSEGATEIMLTSEDMFLYEQLPNFVTNVPALENLFRSVKAVPGVETLQLTHITMAPVVKDPTVIERLSPLCVPYSHLKHHESTDPNKCIVDPIIGLETGSPRLFDKYMKGKAYPYKAHQWRDVILKGMEILNRNNWFPFCTFIIGLPGETAEDTKASLDLLYDLRDAKGMFVPTWFVPLEDSRMKGKESAKLIEMSDLQWEFFFTCWKYNIEFYRGGTFERYKYSMGVPLYYKMLGKKLFGEGIKYPLYRFAGFPERMLRKHLHLDFSNKKRDPKGLKPFETEIIPAYESARGLGLMDASQAQPAPVPLKKANSGLPVLSENLFQASNAGD, from the coding sequence GTGGGTTCACCATTAATTGTTCTCACCGCTTCAGCGAGCGAGGCGAGCGAATTCAAGCACAGCATTTGGCAACAAATGTTGTCGGCGACGATCCCTCAAAAGTTCAGCAAAACCTTCATTAACCCTGACTCTCTGATGAATGAATCCTGGCCTGATGGGCGTGCAAAATATGTACCCAATGGCCTCCGGGTGGTGGAAACACTGCTCTTACGCAACTATTCAGAAGATGATGTGGTCACCTGCTATGTTGAACACCTGGAGAAATTTGTCGGGCCAGAAACCAGGGTGCTTGCCATTCACGCCCATAATCCGCTGGGTATTTCATATGCCACGGATGTGTACTCAAAGCTGGGCGGGCCAAATCTGATGCCGCTCAATGCGGCTGAATTCCTCAAAATCGTTACCCATCCAGTCATTCAAAAGTACAAGCCAAAGATTGTGATCGGTGGCCCTGGGGCCTGGCAGATTGAGACCGCGAACCGGTTGGATGAATTTCATGTCGATTATTTAATTACCGGCGAAGTCGAACGGGTTTTCGGCGATCTTTTCCAGCGAATTATTGCCGGTGACCCGACGCTTCCCCGTATCATCAATGTTCCAAAGAACATGCAGCCGACAGTGGATGAAATTCCGGTGGTTCGCCATCGCTCGACGTTTGGGGTCGTGGAAATTACCCGAGGCTGTGGGCGGGGCTGCCAGTTTTGCGGGCCAGCCACCAAAGTCGGGCGGTCATTCCCCATGGATCACATCATGGCCAGCGTTCACGCCAACGTCAGCGAAGGCGCCACTGAAATTATGCTGACCTCAGAGGATATGTTCCTCTATGAACAGTTGCCGAACTTTGTCACCAATGTCCCGGCGCTGGAAAATCTGTTCCGCAGTGTCAAAGCCGTTCCAGGGGTTGAAACACTGCAGTTAACCCACATCACCATGGCCCCGGTCGTCAAAGACCCAACCGTGATTGAGCGACTCTCCCCGCTTTGTGTCCCCTATTCACACCTGAAACATCACGAATCAACCGACCCGAACAAGTGTATCGTTGATCCGATTATTGGGCTTGAAACCGGCTCTCCTCGACTCTTTGACAAATACATGAAGGGGAAAGCCTATCCGTACAAAGCCCATCAGTGGCGCGACGTTATTTTGAAGGGGATGGAAATCCTCAATCGGAATAACTGGTTCCCGTTCTGTACTTTCATCATCGGGTTGCCGGGTGAAACGGCTGAGGACACTAAAGCATCGCTCGATTTGCTGTATGATCTGCGCGATGCTAAGGGAATGTTTGTTCCAACCTGGTTTGTGCCGCTTGAAGATTCCCGCATGAAGGGGAAAGAAAGCGCCAAGCTGATTGAAATGTCAGACTTACAGTGGGAATTTTTCTTTACCTGCTGGAAGTACAATATCGAGTTTTATCGTGGTGGAACGTTTGAACGCTACAAATATTCGATGGGAGTTCCACTTTATTACAAAATGCTGGGCAAGAAACTGTTTGGTGAAGGGATCAAGTATCCGCTTTACCGGTTTGCCGGGTTCCCGGAACGGATGTTGCGCAAGCACCTCCATCTTGACTTTTCAAATAAGAAACGTGATCCGAAAGGACTCAAACCGTTTGAAACTGAAATCATCCCGGCCTATGAAAGCGCACGTGGTTTGGGGTTGATGGATGCTTCGCAGGCACAACCCGCCCCGGTACCCCTGAAGAAAGCCAATTCAGGATTGCCGGTTCTTTCTGAAAACCTCTTTCAGGCGTCAAACGCTGGGGATTAA
- a CDS encoding HAMP domain-containing histidine kinase — MKYKPSPILIVLVLLMALLGILATLQYRWIGQVTESERTRLQASLQSDAAHLAEDFDREITRIFLAFQMEAVPLNRQAWNAYAERYHQWSVTSPYPDLVDQVYVVNANSRGRLNLVRFDSSTQTFVKDHWPEDLSELRRTLRQQLRQTKSKSGHVFSYNVPSIVETIPALVIPLSNLQLTPDAHGFTVSSLTGYTIVKLNQHAIQKELIPSLIRNDLHNGEQSGYEVVIFSRKNPRNIVYQTSSAKLSGLEQGDANANILSVQVQKFGHLLRESQLLINSVKKKDPDAASSKTPISVNVLNQVSGEVFVRAMPPISDESGYWRLVIRHQSGSLEQMIAHTRRRNLGVSFGILVLLGVSVAIVLIAARRSQQLARQQMEFVAAVSHELRTPLAVICSAAENLADGVVWNPQRVVQYGTLIRREGRRLTEMVEQVLELAGVHSGRKTYHLAPVDVRTLVESALVPYAPLLDEGNFSVEVELEPDLPFLHGDIAALRRALQNLLSNAMKYSGAHHWLRITAQLHKIEPRAEIWLAVTDKGVGIKPSDIPHLFDQFFRSSEAVEAQIHGSGLGLSLVKHIVEAHGGHISVQSHPGQGSTFTLHLPITSVETPEKPDLIEDVYEPTHFAYRR; from the coding sequence ATGAAATACAAACCTTCGCCAATCCTGATTGTACTGGTGTTGCTGATGGCCTTGCTGGGGATTCTGGCAACGCTTCAGTACCGATGGATTGGCCAGGTTACTGAAAGCGAACGAACTCGCCTCCAGGCCAGCTTGCAAAGCGATGCCGCCCATCTGGCCGAGGATTTTGACCGGGAAATCACACGTATTTTTCTGGCATTTCAGATGGAGGCCGTTCCACTGAATCGGCAAGCCTGGAACGCCTATGCCGAACGCTATCATCAATGGAGTGTGACGTCGCCGTATCCAGATCTGGTTGATCAGGTCTATGTGGTCAATGCCAATTCACGTGGGCGACTCAATCTGGTCCGCTTTGATTCATCCACTCAGACCTTTGTCAAAGATCACTGGCCAGAGGATTTAAGCGAGTTACGCCGGACCTTGCGCCAGCAATTGCGCCAAACGAAATCCAAATCTGGACACGTCTTTTCCTATAATGTTCCTTCGATTGTTGAAACCATCCCGGCACTGGTCATTCCACTTTCCAATTTGCAACTTACCCCTGACGCGCATGGGTTCACGGTTTCATCGCTGACGGGATACACCATCGTCAAACTCAATCAGCATGCCATTCAAAAAGAACTGATTCCATCGTTAATCCGAAACGATTTGCATAACGGCGAACAGAGCGGCTATGAAGTCGTGATTTTTAGCCGCAAAAACCCCCGAAATATTGTGTATCAAACCTCATCCGCAAAACTTTCCGGTCTTGAGCAGGGAGACGCCAATGCCAATATTTTGAGCGTGCAAGTCCAGAAATTTGGACATCTGTTGCGGGAAAGCCAGTTACTGATCAACAGTGTGAAAAAGAAGGATCCGGATGCCGCCTCATCCAAAACCCCAATTTCAGTCAATGTCCTGAATCAAGTTTCTGGGGAAGTATTTGTCAGGGCAATGCCTCCAATCAGTGACGAAAGTGGCTATTGGCGACTGGTCATCCGACATCAATCCGGATCGCTTGAGCAAATGATTGCCCACACCCGGCGGCGCAACCTGGGGGTCAGTTTTGGCATTCTGGTGCTGCTCGGCGTGAGTGTTGCCATTGTTCTGATTGCCGCCCGGCGATCCCAACAACTGGCCCGCCAGCAAATGGAGTTTGTGGCCGCAGTGTCACACGAACTCCGCACTCCGTTGGCTGTCATTTGTTCCGCGGCTGAAAATCTGGCTGATGGAGTGGTGTGGAATCCGCAGCGGGTGGTGCAATATGGCACATTGATTCGCCGTGAAGGCCGCCGCTTGACCGAAATGGTCGAACAGGTACTGGAACTGGCTGGTGTCCATTCCGGTCGGAAAACCTATCACCTGGCGCCGGTTGACGTTCGCACCCTGGTTGAGAGCGCGCTTGTTCCCTATGCCCCACTTTTAGACGAAGGGAACTTTTCGGTGGAAGTGGAACTTGAACCAGACCTGCCTTTTCTCCACGGCGACATAGCGGCATTGCGAAGGGCGCTCCAAAATTTGCTAAGCAATGCGATGAAGTACAGCGGCGCTCATCACTGGCTGCGAATTACTGCCCAATTGCACAAGATTGAACCCCGGGCGGAAATCTGGCTGGCCGTCACCGACAAAGGGGTTGGGATCAAGCCCAGTGATATACCGCATCTCTTTGATCAGTTTTTTCGAAGCTCAGAAGCCGTCGAAGCCCAAATTCACGGGAGTGGTCTTGGGCTCAGCCTGGTCAAACATATTGTCGAAGCCCACGGCGGTCATATCAGCGTTCAAAGTCACCCTGGCCAGGGAAGCACTTTTACGTTGCATCTTCCAATAACTTCCGTGGAGACACCTGAGAAACCGGATTTGATTGAGGACGTCTATGAGCCAACACATTTTGCTTATCGAAGATGA